Proteins from a genomic interval of Oleidesulfovibrio alaskensis DSM 16109:
- the tolA gene encoding cell envelope integrity protein TolA: MRILCTLISLLLHCAVVVAALYWPASALKVRLDVPVYKVNLVSLSATVKHGQPKPGTPKPAPSSSVAKAPSSGVAQPVPPQPKAVPKTQKLPEPVKKPQPAPPKPAPAPQDAAALPKAPEKPKKPEEKPKPEPEKKPEKKTAPEPEKKPEPEKKVQEKPKPQPPKKAPAQPSADDILKQALAETSATVKKQDTRQRDVLLDELASLRAEVSSRSDGQGTGNEAGGTADDGQGGRQDGQGLGLADIYSALVKERVQQNWRFPQLAERVNLITVLRIRLAPDGSLLDVSVETPSGRPDYDSSAVNAVHATDDLPPPPVPELQDLRITFNLQDMM; encoded by the coding sequence ATGCGCATACTATGCACACTCATTTCGCTGCTGCTGCACTGTGCCGTGGTAGTGGCGGCGCTGTACTGGCCGGCTTCGGCTCTTAAGGTGCGTCTGGATGTTCCCGTGTACAAGGTGAACCTTGTCTCGCTGTCCGCCACGGTAAAACACGGCCAGCCCAAACCCGGCACCCCCAAACCGGCACCTTCGTCTAGTGTTGCCAAAGCACCTTCCAGCGGTGTGGCGCAGCCGGTTCCTCCGCAGCCCAAAGCCGTACCCAAAACACAAAAGCTGCCGGAACCGGTAAAAAAACCGCAACCCGCGCCCCCCAAACCGGCACCTGCACCGCAGGATGCCGCCGCCCTGCCCAAGGCACCTGAAAAACCCAAAAAGCCTGAAGAAAAGCCGAAGCCGGAGCCGGAAAAGAAACCGGAGAAAAAAACCGCACCCGAACCGGAAAAAAAGCCGGAACCGGAAAAAAAGGTGCAGGAAAAGCCCAAACCGCAGCCGCCTAAAAAGGCGCCCGCGCAGCCTTCGGCCGACGATATTTTAAAACAGGCGCTGGCAGAAACCAGCGCCACGGTAAAAAAACAGGATACCCGGCAACGTGATGTCCTGCTTGATGAACTGGCTTCGCTGCGAGCGGAGGTTTCTTCGCGCAGCGACGGACAAGGCACCGGCAACGAGGCCGGCGGCACGGCCGACGACGGACAGGGCGGCCGTCAGGACGGCCAGGGACTGGGACTGGCCGATATCTACAGTGCGCTTGTCAAAGAACGGGTGCAGCAGAACTGGCGTTTTCCGCAGCTTGCCGAACGCGTCAACCTGATAACCGTACTGCGCATCAGGCTGGCACCGGACGGGTCGCTGCTTGATGTCTCTGTCGAAACACCTTCGGGCCGCCCCGATTACGACAGTTCCGCCGTGAACGCCGTGCACGCCACCGACGACCTGCCGCCCCCGCCTGTGCCGGAACTGCAGGACCTGCGCATCACATTCAACCTGCAGGACATGATGTAG
- a CDS encoding PD40 domain-containing protein — protein sequence MKKQNVTFFCAVLLALVLHTARAQAAPVEIDIFGPGQNLTYVAMSEPVTDAGAPLPAMAPELHRLIRHNLGFLPFLDFVDGKTVIGGNTPQAYKAPGIDFRRYLLAGTDLLIVTGWPQTQQGQSSRVELRVYETGQGSMLLGKAYYVTSESLLPVVADKFCSDFMKMLTGRGDFFLSTLAFVSQSRNGQKDIWAVRPTGRDLRQLTAVQGIALSPSWSPDGRYVIFSHIGERSHALGVWDRINNRTQLIRFPGNTVIGPTFLPDNRVAVSLAVNGNPDIFLLNHIFKKQKVLEQSWGIDVSPSLDATGKKMAFVSSRLGNPNIFLKDLDSGSVRRISREGKYNTSPDISPDGTLIVYSRRTGDGHRIFVHDLVTGREKQITFGPGNDEMPSFAPDSYFIAFASNRSGKYKVYLTTRHGGTPKMVDTGSHDASFPAWGKLSD from the coding sequence ATGAAAAAACAGAATGTTACCTTTTTCTGCGCGGTACTGCTGGCGTTGGTGCTGCATACCGCCAGAGCACAGGCGGCCCCTGTGGAGATAGACATCTTCGGCCCCGGTCAGAATCTGACCTATGTGGCCATGTCTGAACCTGTCACCGATGCCGGCGCCCCGCTGCCCGCCATGGCGCCCGAACTGCACAGGCTTATACGCCACAACCTCGGTTTTCTGCCGTTTCTTGACTTTGTGGACGGCAAAACCGTTATCGGCGGCAACACCCCGCAGGCGTACAAGGCCCCGGGCATCGATTTCAGGCGTTATCTGCTGGCCGGCACAGACCTGCTGATTGTCACCGGCTGGCCGCAGACACAGCAGGGGCAGAGCAGCAGAGTGGAGCTGCGAGTCTATGAAACAGGTCAGGGCAGCATGCTGCTGGGCAAGGCGTACTACGTCACGTCCGAATCACTGCTGCCCGTGGTGGCCGACAAATTCTGCAGCGACTTCATGAAAATGCTCACGGGACGGGGCGACTTTTTCCTGTCCACGCTGGCTTTTGTCAGCCAGAGCAGAAACGGCCAGAAAGACATCTGGGCAGTACGCCCCACAGGGCGCGACCTGCGGCAGCTCACCGCGGTGCAGGGCATTGCCCTGTCACCTTCATGGTCGCCCGACGGGCGTTATGTCATTTTCAGCCACATCGGCGAACGCAGTCATGCACTGGGTGTGTGGGACCGCATCAACAACCGCACCCAGCTTATCCGGTTTCCGGGCAACACGGTCATCGGGCCGACTTTTCTGCCGGACAACAGAGTGGCTGTCAGCCTTGCCGTCAACGGCAACCCCGACATTTTTCTGCTGAACCACATCTTTAAAAAGCAGAAAGTGCTTGAGCAGAGCTGGGGCATTGACGTATCGCCATCACTGGATGCCACCGGCAAAAAAATGGCATTTGTCTCCAGCCGGCTGGGCAATCCCAACATTTTTCTGAAAGATCTGGATTCCGGCAGTGTCAGACGCATATCCCGCGAAGGCAAATACAACACATCGCCGGATATCAGCCCCGACGGAACGCTGATAGTGTATTCGCGCCGCACCGGCGACGGGCACCGCATATTTGTGCACGATCTGGTGACCGGACGCGAAAAACAGATAACCTTCGGGCCGGGCAATGATGAAATGCCCAGCTTTGCACCGGACAGCTACTTTATAGCCTTTGCCTCGAACCGCAGCGGCAAATATAAAGTGTATCTGACAACACGCCACGGAGGCACCCCCAAAATGGTCGATACAGGCTCTCACGATGCCTCGTTTCCTGCATGGGGCAAACTTTCTGACTGA
- the pal gene encoding peptidoglycan-associated lipoprotein Pal: protein MRNVNRLGLALILALALTTGFGCAKKQVAATPEKAATETVVVSEDSSSSSSAMSEEALAAYEKAKAVVTGNVVYFEFDKFDLKAEGKELLKGKAEALKAYPQLRVLIEGNCDERGTQEYNLALGERRARAAFEYLVLLGVRPDQLEIVSYGEERPAVSGNNEAAWAKNRRAEFKLIK from the coding sequence ATGCGCAATGTTAACCGTCTGGGTTTGGCTCTGATCCTTGCCCTGGCACTTACCACCGGCTTTGGCTGCGCCAAGAAGCAGGTCGCGGCAACCCCCGAAAAGGCTGCCACCGAAACCGTGGTCGTTTCCGAAGATTCCTCTTCTTCCTCCTCTGCCATGAGTGAAGAAGCCCTTGCCGCCTACGAAAAGGCCAAAGCCGTTGTCACCGGCAACGTGGTCTACTTCGAGTTTGACAAGTTCGACCTGAAGGCCGAAGGCAAAGAACTGCTGAAGGGCAAGGCTGAAGCTCTGAAGGCCTACCCCCAGCTGCGCGTTCTCATCGAAGGCAACTGCGACGAACGCGGCACTCAGGAATACAACCTTGCACTGGGCGAACGCCGCGCACGCGCCGCGTTTGAATACCTTGTGCTGCTGGGCGTACGTCCCGACCAGCTTGAAATCGTCAGCTACGGCGAAGAACGCCCCGCAGTTTCCGGCAACAACGAAGCTGCCTGGGCCAAAAACCGCCGCGCAGAATTCAAGCTTATCAAATAG
- the gltA gene encoding NADPH-dependent glutamate synthase — MKASKKPVLPRVPMPNQPPAERVRNFDEVALGYTPEMARQEAGRCLQCKKPRCVKGCPVEVPIPQFIAALAQGDVEHAYRIIKTTNSLPAVCGRVCPQESQCEGACILQAKGQPVAIGRLERFVADEYMHRDACGLITGKPECPYIDPEKKVACIGSGPASLTAAGYLAAHGCKVTVFEALHELGGVLVYGIPEFRLPKEKIVAKEVNALRELQVEFVRNRVGGKTFSISDLFAQGYKAVFIGVGAGLPRFLGVPGENLNGVFSANEYLTRVNLGRAYSFPEYDTPIIRGRRVTVFGGGNVAMDAARTAMRLGAESVHIVYRRTQAEMPARHEEVEHAIEEGVQVAELCGPLEFRAGENGSLAAVVLQKMELGEPDESGRRRPVAVQGATVELPTDLAVIAVGTRSNPVLLENEPELKLTGRGYVSVDEETGETSMPGVYAGGDIVTGAATVILAMGAGRRAAKHIARSLGCAVED, encoded by the coding sequence ATGAAAGCAAGTAAAAAGCCCGTACTGCCCCGTGTGCCCATGCCCAACCAGCCGCCCGCGGAACGCGTGCGTAATTTTGACGAAGTGGCGCTGGGGTATACGCCGGAAATGGCGCGGCAGGAGGCCGGGCGCTGTCTGCAGTGCAAAAAGCCCCGCTGCGTCAAGGGCTGCCCTGTGGAAGTGCCCATACCGCAGTTCATCGCCGCGCTGGCGCAGGGCGATGTGGAACATGCCTACCGGATTATCAAAACCACCAACAGCCTGCCTGCCGTGTGCGGGCGGGTGTGCCCTCAGGAATCGCAGTGCGAGGGGGCGTGCATACTGCAGGCAAAAGGGCAGCCGGTGGCCATCGGCCGTCTGGAACGTTTTGTGGCCGACGAATACATGCACCGTGACGCCTGCGGTCTGATAACCGGTAAACCGGAATGCCCTTACATTGACCCGGAAAAAAAGGTCGCCTGTATCGGCAGCGGACCTGCCAGCCTCACTGCGGCGGGGTATCTGGCCGCGCACGGGTGCAAGGTTACTGTTTTCGAGGCCCTGCACGAACTGGGCGGCGTGCTTGTGTACGGTATTCCCGAATTCCGTCTGCCCAAGGAAAAGATTGTCGCCAAGGAAGTGAACGCCCTGCGTGAACTGCAGGTGGAATTTGTCCGCAACAGAGTGGGCGGCAAAACATTTTCCATAAGCGATCTTTTCGCACAGGGGTACAAGGCGGTCTTTATCGGAGTCGGGGCGGGGCTGCCGCGTTTTCTCGGAGTACCGGGAGAAAATCTCAACGGCGTGTTTTCCGCCAATGAGTATCTTACCCGTGTGAATCTGGGCCGGGCGTATTCTTTTCCGGAATATGACACCCCCATCATCCGCGGCCGCCGCGTGACTGTTTTCGGCGGGGGCAACGTGGCCATGGATGCGGCCCGTACAGCCATGCGGCTGGGCGCCGAATCTGTGCATATCGTCTATCGCCGTACGCAGGCAGAAATGCCTGCACGCCACGAAGAAGTGGAACACGCCATTGAAGAAGGCGTGCAGGTGGCCGAACTGTGCGGTCCTCTGGAATTCCGTGCCGGTGAAAACGGCAGTCTGGCAGCCGTTGTGCTGCAGAAAATGGAGCTGGGGGAACCCGATGAGTCCGGTCGCCGCCGGCCGGTGGCCGTGCAGGGTGCCACCGTGGAACTGCCCACAGACCTTGCCGTTATTGCCGTCGGCACACGGTCCAACCCCGTACTGCTGGAAAATGAACCTGAATTGAAGCTGACGGGCAGGGGCTATGTGTCGGTGGACGAGGAAACCGGCGAAACAAGCATGCCCGGCGTATATGCCGGTGGTGATATAGTGACCGGTGCCGCCACGGTTATTCTGGCCATGGGGGCCGGTCGCAGGGCGGCCAAGCACATTGCCCGTTCACTGGGGTGCGCGGTGGAAGACTAG
- a CDS encoding sulfide/dihydroorotate dehydrogenase-like FAD/NAD-binding protein, with protein sequence MENTIISKERLIPGQTSKLVIDAPHIAAKAQPGNFVILRVCEHGERIPLTIADADPEKGTITIVYLVMGKSTAMLEDLNEGDAILDLCGPLGRATHIEQGGTVICVGGGTGIAAMHHIAKGHHKAGNHVVAIIGARSKDLLLFEKELKEFAPEVLVSTDDGSYGHKGLVTELLRQRLEADDSVSEVVAVGPVPMMEAVARTTEPFGVKTTVSLNSIMVDGIGMCGACRVTVDNETRFACVDGPEFDGHKVDFAELRQRLGAFRPLERESYDHHCRCKCNESK encoded by the coding sequence ATGGAAAATACAATTATTTCCAAGGAGCGGCTGATCCCCGGCCAGACCAGCAAGCTGGTCATCGATGCTCCGCATATTGCCGCCAAGGCGCAGCCGGGCAACTTTGTCATTCTGCGCGTGTGCGAACATGGTGAACGTATTCCGCTGACCATCGCGGATGCCGACCCTGAAAAAGGCACCATAACCATCGTGTATCTGGTCATGGGCAAAAGCACGGCCATGCTGGAAGACCTGAACGAGGGCGATGCCATTCTTGACCTGTGCGGTCCTCTGGGACGTGCGACGCATATAGAGCAGGGCGGCACAGTCATCTGTGTGGGCGGCGGCACCGGCATTGCCGCCATGCATCACATTGCCAAGGGGCACCATAAAGCCGGCAACCACGTGGTCGCCATCATCGGCGCCCGCAGCAAAGATCTGCTGCTGTTTGAAAAAGAGCTCAAGGAATTTGCTCCTGAAGTGCTTGTCTCCACCGATGACGGCAGCTACGGACATAAAGGGCTGGTTACCGAACTGCTGCGGCAGCGGCTGGAAGCAGACGACAGTGTAAGCGAAGTGGTGGCCGTGGGCCCTGTGCCCATGATGGAGGCTGTTGCCCGCACCACAGAACCTTTCGGCGTGAAAACCACGGTGAGCCTGAACTCCATAATGGTGGACGGCATAGGCATGTGCGGCGCCTGCCGCGTGACGGTGGACAACGAGACCCGTTTTGCCTGTGTGGACGGACCGGAGTTTGACGGACACAAGGTGGATTTTGCGGAACTGCGGCAGCGGCTGGGCGCATTCCGCCCGCTGGAGCGTGAATCCTACGACCATCACTGCAGGTGCAAGTGTAATGAAAGCAAGTAA
- a CDS encoding malic enzyme-like NAD(P)-binding protein: MALFTKEEALKYHEAPRPGKLEVVPAKPCRNQKDLSMAYSPGVAEACKAIREDPAKAALYTGRSNLVGVVSDGSAVLGLGNIGPLAGKPVMEGKGVLFKTFADIDVFDINLDVRSADQLIEVVKTLEPTFGGINLEDIKAPECFYIEETLKREMNIPVFHDDQHGTAVISGAGLLNALDITNRRAEDMKVVVVGAGAAGIACATFYVALGVDPANIYMFDSRGLIHAGRSDLNSYKKRFAQKKDAGSLEDVMKGADMFLGLSTKDLVSKDMVRAMAKDPVLFAMANPDPEIAYPDAKEACPGCIMGTGRSDFPNQVNNVSGFPYIFRGALDVGATEINEAMKIAAARSLAALAREPVPAEICALYGVDSLEFGVDYVIPKPLDPRVLEWETPAVAQAAMDSGVATVPVADMKAYAASLRVRVDAAARRAAAVVDSYSGV, encoded by the coding sequence ATGGCTCTTTTCACAAAAGAAGAAGCACTGAAATATCATGAGGCTCCGCGCCCCGGTAAGCTGGAAGTCGTTCCCGCAAAGCCCTGCAGAAACCAGAAAGATCTTTCAATGGCGTATTCGCCCGGCGTGGCCGAAGCCTGCAAAGCCATCCGCGAAGATCCGGCAAAGGCCGCGCTGTATACCGGCCGTTCCAACCTTGTGGGCGTGGTTTCAGACGGTTCCGCGGTTCTGGGGCTGGGTAACATCGGCCCGCTGGCAGGAAAGCCGGTTATGGAAGGCAAAGGCGTGCTGTTCAAAACCTTTGCCGACATCGACGTGTTTGACATCAATCTGGACGTGCGCAGCGCCGATCAGCTTATCGAGGTGGTGAAAACGCTGGAGCCCACCTTCGGCGGGATCAATCTGGAAGACATCAAGGCTCCGGAATGCTTTTACATCGAAGAGACGCTCAAGCGCGAGATGAATATTCCCGTGTTTCATGATGATCAGCACGGCACCGCCGTGATTTCCGGAGCGGGGCTGCTCAACGCGCTGGATATAACCAACCGCAGGGCCGAAGACATGAAGGTTGTGGTTGTGGGAGCCGGAGCTGCAGGCATTGCCTGTGCCACATTCTATGTTGCACTCGGCGTCGATCCTGCAAATATCTACATGTTCGACTCGCGGGGGCTTATCCATGCCGGACGCAGCGATCTGAACAGCTACAAGAAACGGTTTGCTCAGAAAAAAGATGCCGGAAGTCTTGAAGATGTGATGAAAGGGGCGGACATGTTCCTTGGTCTGTCCACAAAAGACCTTGTTTCCAAAGACATGGTGCGGGCCATGGCAAAGGATCCGGTGCTGTTCGCCATGGCAAATCCCGATCCGGAAATTGCATATCCCGATGCCAAAGAAGCCTGCCCCGGCTGCATCATGGGTACAGGGCGTTCCGATTTTCCCAATCAGGTGAACAATGTTTCCGGTTTTCCGTATATTTTCCGCGGAGCACTGGACGTGGGCGCCACGGAAATCAACGAGGCCATGAAAATCGCCGCTGCCAGATCGCTGGCGGCGCTGGCGCGCGAGCCTGTTCCTGCAGAAATCTGCGCATTGTACGGTGTGGATTCTCTGGAGTTCGGCGTGGACTATGTCATACCGAAGCCGCTGGACCCGCGTGTGCTGGAGTGGGAAACTCCCGCCGTGGCGCAGGCGGCCATGGATTCCGGCGTGGCCACGGTACCTGTGGCTGATATGAAAGCGTATGCCGCTTCGCTGCGGGTCCGCGTGGATGCTGCGGCGCGCCGTGCGGCAGCCGTGGTGGACAGTTATTCCGGCGTCTGA
- a CDS encoding FumA C-terminus/TtdB family hydratase beta subunit, with the protein MATWHLTTPLRSEDVLQLRAGDVVLLSGDIYTARDAAHKRIMEQLDSGGTPPFPTEGAVVYYVGPAPAPPGRPIGSAGPTTSGRMDSYTPRMLALGVRATIGKGKRSDTVRNAMCEHGAVYLGATGGAGALLSQCVLAAEVVAYEELGPEAVRRLTVRDFPLLVINDACGGELYVTPKLDL; encoded by the coding sequence ATGGCTACCTGGCATCTTACCACACCACTCAGGTCTGAGGATGTGCTGCAACTGCGCGCCGGTGATGTCGTGCTGCTTTCGGGCGATATATATACAGCCCGCGATGCGGCGCACAAACGCATCATGGAACAGCTGGACAGCGGCGGCACCCCGCCTTTTCCGACGGAAGGAGCGGTCGTGTACTATGTGGGACCGGCACCCGCGCCGCCGGGACGCCCCATCGGGTCGGCAGGGCCCACCACAAGCGGCCGGATGGACAGCTACACTCCCCGCATGCTTGCACTGGGGGTGCGTGCCACCATAGGCAAGGGCAAGCGCAGCGACACGGTGCGCAACGCCATGTGTGAGCATGGCGCTGTGTATCTGGGAGCCACGGGCGGCGCCGGTGCGCTGCTGTCACAGTGTGTTCTGGCCGCCGAGGTTGTGGCCTATGAAGAGCTGGGCCCGGAAGCCGTGCGCAGGCTGACGGTGCGTGATTTTCCGCTGCTGGTGATCAACGATGCCTGCGGCGGCGAGCTGTATGTAACCCCCAAACTTGATCTGTGA
- a CDS encoding fumarate hydratase, with product MRIIEASAVHAAVRQMILAANRVLGDDVYAALKSSMESETSASGREVLRQLLENADLAASGGLALCQDTGAAVFFVEMGEDVRLGGGSLQHVLNSAMAQAYEEGCLRKSMCHPLTRCNTGDNRPAIVHTELVEGDRLTIRYMAKGGGSENMSRCTMLTPAQGWQGIKEFVVRRMAEAGPNPCPPTIVGVGIGGTFDLAPARAKRALFRRLDDVHPDAEVAAMETELLDALNALGIGPMGLGGRTTCLAVKIALHPCHIASLPVAVNVQCHSARHREVIL from the coding sequence ATGAGGATAATAGAAGCGTCCGCTGTGCACGCTGCGGTACGGCAGATGATTCTGGCCGCCAACAGGGTGTTGGGCGATGATGTGTACGCCGCATTGAAAAGCAGCATGGAGAGTGAGACTTCGGCTTCGGGCAGAGAGGTGCTGCGTCAGCTGCTGGAAAACGCCGACCTTGCCGCATCCGGCGGACTGGCATTGTGTCAGGACACCGGCGCTGCGGTCTTTTTTGTGGAAATGGGCGAAGACGTGCGTCTGGGTGGCGGTTCGCTGCAGCATGTGCTGAACAGCGCCATGGCGCAGGCGTATGAAGAAGGCTGCCTGCGCAAGTCCATGTGCCATCCGCTTACGCGCTGCAACACCGGCGACAACCGTCCCGCCATCGTGCATACGGAACTGGTGGAAGGCGACCGGCTGACCATACGCTATATGGCCAAAGGCGGCGGCAGCGAAAACATGTCGCGCTGCACCATGCTGACCCCCGCGCAGGGCTGGCAGGGTATAAAGGAATTTGTGGTACGCCGCATGGCCGAAGCCGGTCCCAACCCCTGCCCGCCCACCATCGTGGGAGTGGGTATAGGCGGTACGTTCGACCTTGCTCCCGCGCGGGCAAAGCGGGCGCTGTTCCGCAGACTGGACGACGTGCACCCCGATGCGGAAGTGGCCGCCATGGAAACCGAGCTGCTGGATGCGCTCAACGCGCTGGGCATCGGTCCCATGGGCCTTGGCGGACGCACGACATGTCTGGCTGTGAAAATTGCCCTGCATCCCTGCCATATTGCCAGCCTGCCTGTGGCGGTGAATGTGCAGTGCCATTCGGCGCGGCACAGAGAGGTGATTCTCTGA
- a CDS encoding transferase — MTQLELLLERIIDRVNVNLRHQKFDVGDYVRRQTPHLHYSKFYAFYGLSADDPVHFHFKNSSLAGSYFLGRVNVLHSALYKSDIRGDELKRKGQHFVCDGKMIPLHDDEVITIKDSFLNKTLVHSNSHDPESPEEFTIRNTVAMPYANIHGSLTEGSFIGSFATVDLSTIHNSVVRYFSYVQTGELVGKCVEPGQIWIKSGDELEFHYSFDKAILDKYISQEAGSCPTGVLMEFVEVRQEDFEEVFASGHMASGAGSASGASVSGYAVIKGDTVIGENVLVSQRAYLDNAWMGKGSNAQENCYIINSRLERNCVTAHGGKIINAHLGDMIFTGFNSFLQGSESSPLKIGDGCVVMPHTIIDLEEPLEIPAGHLVWGYIRNKADLAAHSISFEEFAKVDGEVTMGRMTFRGKGGPFLDSFKKRIKRILSENGAFFDGSEGTGHAQKGKNFTFNIIQPYQDGDPRGMYPTILIQPNNGS; from the coding sequence ATGACGCAGCTGGAATTGCTTCTGGAGCGCATCATTGACCGGGTGAACGTCAACCTTCGCCATCAGAAGTTTGACGTGGGCGACTACGTGCGCCGGCAGACGCCGCACCTGCATTACTCGAAGTTCTATGCATTCTACGGCCTTTCGGCCGATGACCCCGTGCATTTCCACTTCAAGAACTCGAGTCTTGCCGGCAGCTACTTTCTGGGCCGTGTCAACGTGCTGCATTCTGCGTTGTACAAGAGCGATATCCGCGGTGACGAACTGAAGCGCAAGGGTCAGCATTTTGTCTGCGACGGCAAGATGATTCCTCTGCATGACGACGAGGTCATCACCATCAAGGACAGCTTTCTGAACAAGACGCTGGTGCATTCCAACTCGCACGATCCGGAATCGCCGGAAGAGTTCACCATCCGCAACACCGTGGCCATGCCTTATGCAAACATCCACGGTTCGCTTACGGAAGGCAGCTTCATCGGTTCCTTTGCAACGGTGGACCTTTCCACCATCCACAACAGCGTGGTGCGCTACTTCTCGTATGTGCAGACAGGCGAACTGGTGGGCAAATGCGTGGAACCCGGACAGATATGGATAAAGAGCGGTGATGAGCTGGAGTTCCACTACAGCTTTGATAAAGCCATTCTTGACAAGTACATATCGCAGGAAGCCGGTTCCTGCCCCACAGGCGTCCTCATGGAGTTTGTGGAAGTGCGGCAGGAGGATTTCGAGGAGGTCTTTGCCTCGGGTCATATGGCCAGCGGCGCCGGGTCGGCTTCCGGTGCGTCCGTCAGCGGATATGCCGTCATAAAAGGCGACACCGTCATCGGCGAAAATGTGCTGGTGTCACAGCGCGCCTATCTGGATAACGCATGGATGGGCAAGGGCAGCAACGCGCAGGAAAACTGCTACATCATCAACAGCCGTCTGGAACGCAACTGCGTCACTGCCCACGGCGGAAAGATCATCAACGCGCATCTGGGCGACATGATCTTCACCGGGTTCAACTCGTTCCTGCAGGGCAGCGAAAGCAGTCCGCTGAAAATCGGTGACGGATGCGTGGTCATGCCGCACACCATCATCGATCTGGAAGAGCCGCTGGAAATTCCGGCCGGTCACCTTGTGTGGGGATATATCCGCAACAAGGCCGATCTGGCTGCCCATTCCATCAGCTTTGAAGAGTTTGCCAAAGTGGACGGTGAAGTGACCATGGGGCGTATGACCTTCCGCGGCAAGGGCGGTCCGTTCCTTGATTCCTTCAAAAAGCGCATCAAACGTATTCTCAGCGAAAACGGTGCATTTTTTGATGGCAGCGAAGGCACAGGACACGCACAGAAGGGTAAGAACTTCACGTTCAACATCATCCAGCCCTATCAGGACGGTGACCCGCGCGGCATGTATCCGACCATTCTCATTCAGCCCAACAACGGCTCCTAG